Proteins found in one Enterococcus sp. 9D6_DIV0238 genomic segment:
- a CDS encoding helix-turn-helix domain-containing protein, translated as MNIIETLRFFRLKLKLTQKEMMSEFTDPSTYSKIESGKRSLKVTELEEILEHTSINAEEFFSFATFDKKQQDFRELFYYCGAHLENKSTKQKLINYYVFLKNNKKKTLRETSNYIAIKNYFYAHWDEIEELSQVEITDIYNSLLTKTFYVQYDYVITANLIRFFNSKQADLLLARMFPIKFEEKRDFTTKKFAYNILINLISMRLYAKDYEGAAKYIKLAKKQDKQNENYNFKLNLQYLSNLLNYILEGEPVYMERVYDFIHLLENAGDTLQAEQVKKEVKLLTHERDSEKMLKKYSVGLFKET; from the coding sequence TTGAATATCATAGAAACTTTACGTTTTTTCAGACTCAAACTGAAGCTTACTCAAAAAGAAATGATGTCAGAATTCACGGACCCCTCAACCTATTCTAAAATAGAAAGTGGTAAGCGTTCTTTAAAAGTCACTGAACTTGAAGAAATCCTTGAACATACATCGATTAATGCTGAAGAGTTTTTCAGCTTTGCTACTTTTGATAAAAAGCAGCAAGATTTTCGAGAGCTTTTTTACTATTGTGGAGCACATTTAGAAAACAAAAGTACCAAACAAAAACTAATCAATTATTATGTTTTTTTAAAGAATAACAAAAAGAAAACATTGAGAGAAACTTCTAACTATATTGCTATAAAAAATTATTTTTATGCTCATTGGGATGAAATCGAGGAATTAAGTCAAGTTGAAATAACCGATATTTATAATTCTTTATTGACAAAGACTTTCTATGTTCAATATGATTATGTCATTACAGCAAATCTAATTAGATTTTTCAACTCAAAACAAGCAGATTTGCTACTAGCTCGCATGTTTCCGATCAAATTTGAGGAAAAACGGGATTTTACTACGAAAAAATTTGCCTACAATATTCTCATCAATCTAATCTCAATGAGACTCTATGCAAAAGACTATGAGGGCGCTGCAAAATATATTAAATTAGCAAAGAAACAAGATAAGCAAAATGAAAACTACAACTTCAAACTGAACCTTCAATATTTAAGTAATCTTTTAAATTATATTCTTGAAGGTGAACCAGTCTATATGGAACGAGTCTATGACTTCATACATTTACTAGAGAATGCTGGAGATACCTTGCAAGCTGAACAAGTAAAAAAAGAAGTAAAATTATTAACGCATGAACGTGACAGCGAAAAGATGCTTAAAAAATATTCTGTTGGTCTATTCAAAGAAACTTAA